One genomic window of Pseudomonas chlororaphis subsp. piscium includes the following:
- a CDS encoding LysR substrate-binding domain-containing protein, whose protein sequence is MNLESKWLEDFSALAATRSFSQAAERRFVTQPAFSRRIRSLEAALGLTLVNRSRTPIELTAAGQLFLVTARTVVEQLGEVLRHLHHLEGGQGEVMQVAAAHSLALGFFPRWIAQLRNEGLNIATRLVATNVGDAVHALREGGCDLMLAFYDPDSAMQMDPEIFPSLHLGHTEMLPVCAADAAGKPLFDLEGEASVPLLAYSAGAFLGRSVNQLLRQRNLRFTTVYETAMADSLKSMALEGLGIAWVPHLSVRAELARGELVVCGGAQWHVPLEIRLYRCALVRKANVRLLWRKLEGGAAQGTTGA, encoded by the coding sequence ATGAATCTGGAAAGCAAATGGCTCGAGGACTTCAGTGCCCTGGCCGCCACCCGCAGCTTCTCGCAGGCCGCCGAACGGCGCTTCGTGACCCAGCCAGCCTTCAGCCGGCGGATCCGCAGCCTGGAAGCGGCGCTGGGGCTGACCCTGGTCAACCGCTCGCGCACGCCGATCGAACTGACGGCGGCGGGGCAGTTGTTCCTGGTGACGGCGCGCACGGTGGTCGAGCAACTGGGCGAAGTGCTGCGGCACTTGCATCACCTCGAAGGCGGGCAGGGCGAGGTGATGCAGGTCGCCGCGGCGCACTCCCTGGCCCTGGGTTTCTTCCCGCGCTGGATCGCCCAGCTGCGTAACGAAGGCTTGAACATCGCCACGCGGCTGGTGGCGACCAACGTCGGCGACGCGGTGCATGCCCTGCGCGAAGGCGGCTGCGACCTGATGCTGGCCTTCTACGACCCGGATTCGGCGATGCAGATGGACCCGGAAATCTTCCCTTCGCTGCACCTGGGGCACACCGAGATGCTGCCGGTGTGCGCGGCGGACGCCGCCGGCAAGCCGCTGTTCGACCTGGAAGGCGAGGCCAGCGTGCCGCTGCTGGCGTACAGCGCCGGGGCGTTTCTCGGGCGTTCGGTGAACCAGCTGCTGCGCCAACGCAACCTGCGGTTCACCACGGTGTATGAAACCGCCATGGCCGACAGCCTCAAGAGCATGGCCCTGGAAGGCCTGGGGATTGCCTGGGTGCCGCACCTGAGCGTGCGCGCCGAACTGGCCCGGGGCGAACTGGTGGTCTGCGGCGGCGCGCAATGGCATGTGCCGCTGGAGATCCGCCTGTACCGCTGCGCCCTGGTGCGCAAGGCCAACGTCCGGCTGTTGTGGCGCAAGCTGGAAGGTGGCGCAGCGCAGGGCACGACAGGTGCGTAA
- the aspA gene encoding aspartate ammonia-lyase, translating into MSSAASFRTEKDLLGVLEVPAQAYYGIQTLRAVNNFRLSGVPISHYPKLVVALAMVKQAAADANRELGHLSEAKHAAISEACARLIRGDFHEEFVVDMIQGGAGTSTNMNANEVIANIALEAMGHSKGEYQYLHPNNDVNMAQSTNDAYPTAIRLGLLLGHDALLASLDSLIQSFAAKGEEFSHVLKMGRTQLQDAVPMTLGQEFRAFATTLSEDLARLKTLAPEVLTEVNLGGTAIGTGINADPRYQALAVQRLATISGQPLVPAADLIEATSDMGAFVLFSGMLKRTAVKLSKICNDLRLLSSGPRTGINEINLPARQPGSSIMPGKVNPVIPEAVNQVAFQIIGNDLALTIAAEGGQLQLNVMEPLIAFKIFDSIRLLQRAMDMLREHCITGITANEQRCRELVEHSIGLVTALNPYIGYENATRIARIALESGRGVLELVREEGLLDDAMLADILRPENMIAPRLVPLKA; encoded by the coding sequence ATGTCCTCCGCTGCATCTTTCCGCACAGAAAAAGACCTGCTTGGCGTACTCGAAGTACCTGCTCAAGCGTATTACGGCATCCAGACCCTGCGAGCGGTGAACAACTTCCGCCTCTCCGGCGTTCCGATTTCGCACTACCCAAAACTGGTCGTGGCCCTGGCAATGGTCAAGCAGGCAGCTGCTGACGCCAACCGCGAGCTGGGTCACCTGAGCGAAGCCAAGCACGCTGCCATCAGCGAAGCCTGTGCCCGTCTGATCCGCGGCGATTTCCACGAAGAGTTCGTGGTGGACATGATTCAAGGCGGCGCTGGCACTTCGACCAACATGAATGCCAACGAAGTCATCGCCAACATCGCGCTGGAGGCCATGGGCCACAGCAAGGGCGAATACCAGTACCTGCACCCGAACAACGACGTGAACATGGCGCAGTCGACCAACGACGCCTACCCGACCGCGATCCGCCTGGGTCTGCTGCTGGGCCACGACGCGCTGCTGGCCAGCCTCGACAGCCTGATCCAGTCGTTCGCCGCCAAGGGTGAAGAATTCAGCCACGTCCTGAAGATGGGCCGTACCCAGCTGCAAGACGCCGTGCCAATGACCCTGGGCCAAGAGTTCCGCGCCTTCGCCACCACCCTGAGCGAAGACCTGGCCCGCCTGAAGACCCTGGCGCCAGAAGTCCTGACCGAAGTGAACCTGGGCGGTACCGCCATCGGTACCGGCATCAACGCCGACCCGCGTTACCAGGCCCTGGCCGTTCAGCGCCTGGCCACCATCAGCGGCCAGCCGCTGGTACCGGCCGCCGACCTGATCGAAGCCACCTCCGACATGGGCGCCTTCGTGCTGTTCTCCGGCATGCTCAAGCGCACTGCGGTCAAGCTGTCGAAGATCTGCAACGACCTGCGCCTGCTGTCCAGCGGCCCACGCACCGGCATCAACGAAATCAACCTGCCGGCGCGCCAGCCAGGCAGCTCGATCATGCCCGGCAAGGTCAACCCGGTGATCCCGGAAGCGGTCAACCAGGTGGCGTTCCAGATCATCGGCAACGACCTGGCCCTGACCATCGCGGCCGAAGGCGGCCAGCTGCAACTGAACGTGATGGAGCCGCTGATCGCCTTCAAGATCTTCGACTCGATCCGCCTGCTGCAACGCGCCATGGACATGCTGCGCGAGCACTGCATCACCGGCATCACCGCCAACGAGCAGCGCTGCCGCGAACTGGTCGAGCACTCGATCGGCCTGGTCACCGCGCTGAACCCGTACATCGGCTATGAAAACGCCACCCGTATCGCCCGCATCGCCCTGGAAAGCGGCCGCGGCGTACTGGAACTGGTGCGTGAAGAAGGCTTGCTCGACGACGCCATGCTCGCCGACATCCTGCGCCCGGAAAACATGATTGCCCCGCGTCTGGTCCCGCTCAAAGCCTGA
- a CDS encoding YcxB family protein, whose amino-acid sequence MELQFSITPAHTEIRLAEKLRQEMLKHDQQQARIMGRVAHWQSRLLGPLMLVLCLVGAVLAIYFPERRFTPEKVVALVLFALIFIPLWWRYSGRWLQHLQARIAANHAKPRAPLRGLNQRLIESRLRASLKAAEGIYCLTFDDQGFTLSNAKGGKSALAWEQIAHLRETPDFYAVACAELEHKGLAYRIAKHSDLMQPQEYQQGLQQFLSKCPVTPESI is encoded by the coding sequence ATGGAACTGCAGTTCAGCATCACCCCCGCCCACACCGAAATCAGGCTCGCCGAAAAGCTGCGCCAGGAAATGCTCAAGCACGACCAGCAGCAGGCGCGGATCATGGGCCGCGTCGCCCACTGGCAGAGCCGCCTGCTCGGCCCCCTGATGCTCGTCCTGTGCCTGGTCGGCGCCGTCCTGGCGATCTATTTCCCCGAGCGGCGCTTCACGCCAGAGAAGGTCGTCGCCCTGGTGCTGTTCGCGCTGATCTTCATCCCGCTCTGGTGGCGCTATTCCGGGCGCTGGCTCCAGCACCTGCAAGCCCGTATCGCCGCCAACCACGCCAAGCCCCGCGCACCGTTGCGCGGGCTGAATCAACGCTTGATCGAGTCCAGGTTGCGCGCGTCCCTGAAGGCCGCCGAAGGCATCTATTGCCTGACGTTCGACGACCAGGGCTTTACGTTGAGCAACGCCAAGGGCGGCAAAAGTGCGTTGGCCTGGGAGCAGATCGCTCACCTGCGGGAAACTCCCGACTTCTATGCCGTGGCCTGCGCCGAGCTGGAACATAAGGGCCTGGCCTATCGCATCGCCAAGCACAGCGACCTCATGCAGCCCCAAGAGTATCAACAAGGACTGCAACAGTTCTTGAGCAAATGCCCGGTAACCCCCGAGTCGATCTGA
- a CDS encoding alanine/glycine:cation symporter family protein: MLEVINDFLSGKVLIVLIVGLGSYFTIRSRFVQLRHFFHMFAVFRDSLKGSAGQLSSFQALMLSLAGRVGAGNIAGVGIAVTLGGPGAVFWMWVTALVGMSSSFFECTLAQVYKRADGDGLYRGGPAYYIQHGLKLKGMAVVFSILLLVTYGFAFIGLQSYTVTHSLQNAFAFDPQHTGIVLAVLLAITFIGGIKRIASVSDLLVPIKTLAYIGVTLYVIGTQIEHVPAMLETIFKSAFGLDPAFGGLLGSAIVMGVKRGVFANEAGLGSAPNVAAVAAVKHPGAQGVVQAFSVFLDTFVICTCTALLILLSGFYTPGFEGDGIVLTQNSLAAVVGDWGRMFVSVALSLFVFTCILYNYYLGENSLQFLTRNRAALMTFRGLVLALVVWGSMQDLSTVFAFADITMTCLAFVNLIALAMLFKVGMRVMRDYDEQRRAGVNQPVFDSSKFTDLDLDLKAWPTSPSVAVKADAQPQGIPAAQR, encoded by the coding sequence ATGCTCGAAGTCATCAACGACTTCCTCTCAGGGAAAGTACTGATCGTGCTCATTGTCGGGCTCGGTAGCTACTTCACGATCCGCTCGCGTTTCGTTCAATTGCGCCACTTTTTCCACATGTTCGCGGTGTTCCGCGACAGCCTCAAAGGCAGCGCCGGACAACTCAGCTCGTTCCAGGCCCTGATGCTCAGCCTTGCCGGCCGCGTCGGAGCAGGCAACATCGCCGGTGTCGGCATCGCCGTGACCCTCGGTGGTCCGGGTGCGGTGTTCTGGATGTGGGTGACCGCACTGGTCGGCATGTCCAGCAGCTTCTTCGAATGCACCCTGGCCCAGGTCTACAAGCGCGCCGATGGCGACGGCCTGTACCGTGGCGGCCCGGCTTACTACATCCAGCACGGCCTCAAGCTCAAAGGCATGGCGGTGGTGTTCTCGATCCTGCTGCTGGTCACCTACGGCTTCGCCTTCATTGGCCTGCAGTCCTACACCGTGACCCACTCGCTGCAGAACGCCTTTGCTTTCGACCCGCAACACACCGGTATCGTCCTGGCAGTGCTGCTGGCCATCACCTTCATCGGCGGCATCAAGCGCATCGCCTCGGTGTCCGACCTGCTGGTACCGATCAAGACCCTGGCCTATATCGGCGTGACCCTGTACGTGATCGGCACCCAGATCGAACACGTGCCAGCCATGCTGGAAACCATCTTCAAGAGCGCCTTCGGTCTCGACCCGGCCTTCGGCGGCCTGCTCGGCAGCGCCATCGTCATGGGCGTGAAGCGTGGCGTGTTCGCCAACGAAGCGGGCCTGGGCAGTGCGCCGAACGTCGCCGCCGTGGCCGCCGTGAAGCACCCCGGCGCCCAAGGTGTGGTCCAGGCCTTCAGCGTGTTCCTCGACACCTTCGTGATCTGCACCTGCACCGCGCTGCTGATCCTGCTGTCGGGCTTCTACACCCCGGGCTTCGAAGGTGACGGCATCGTCCTGACCCAGAACTCGCTGGCCGCCGTGGTCGGTGACTGGGGCCGCATGTTCGTCAGCGTCGCGCTGTCGCTGTTCGTCTTCACTTGTATCCTCTACAACTACTACCTGGGCGAGAACAGCCTGCAGTTCCTCACCCGCAACCGCGCTGCGCTGATGACTTTCCGCGGCCTGGTGCTGGCGCTGGTGGTCTGGGGTTCGATGCAGGACCTTTCGACCGTGTTCGCCTTCGCCGACATCACCATGACCTGCCTGGCCTTCGTCAACCTGATAGCCCTGGCCATGCTGTTCAAGGTCGGCATGCGCGTAATGCGCGACTACGACGAGCAGCGCCGCGCCGGCGTCAACCAGCCTGTGTTCGACTCCAGCAAATTTACCGATCTGGATCTGGACCTGAAGGCCTGGCCGACCAGCCCGTCGGTTGCTGTCAAGGCTGACGCTCAGCCGCAAGGCATTCCCGCAGCGCAACGCTGA
- a CDS encoding asparaginase has product MNANTYPAAQNVMVLYTGGTIGMQASAHGLAPASGFEARMRDYLHSQPELVVPNWRFREMAPLIDSANMTPAYWQRLREAVVDAVDVQGCDSVLILHGTDTLAYSAAAMSFQLLGLHARVVFTGSMLPAGVTDSDAWENLGGALVALGQGLAPGVHLYFHGELLAPTRCAKIRSFGRHPFAALQRQGGGAKATSIPPQLDYRQGKQLARVGVLPLVPGIAAEQLDTLLGSGIQALVLECFGSGTGPSDNPQFLASLQRAQEQGIVVVAITQCHEGGVELDIYEAGSRLRGVGVLSGGGMTREAAFGKLNALLGAGLDSAEVRRLVELDLCGELS; this is encoded by the coding sequence ATGAATGCCAACACCTATCCTGCCGCGCAGAACGTCATGGTGCTCTACACCGGCGGCACCATCGGCATGCAGGCCAGCGCCCATGGCCTGGCCCCGGCCTCGGGTTTCGAGGCGCGGATGCGCGACTACCTGCACAGCCAGCCCGAGCTGGTGGTGCCCAACTGGCGCTTTCGCGAGATGGCGCCGCTGATCGACAGCGCCAACATGACCCCCGCCTATTGGCAGCGCCTGCGCGAAGCCGTGGTCGATGCGGTCGACGTGCAGGGCTGCGACAGCGTGCTGATCCTGCACGGCACCGACACCCTGGCCTACAGCGCCGCGGCCATGAGCTTCCAACTGCTGGGCCTGCATGCCCGCGTGGTGTTCACCGGCTCGATGCTGCCGGCCGGCGTGACCGACAGCGATGCCTGGGAAAACCTCGGCGGCGCCCTGGTCGCCCTCGGCCAGGGCCTGGCCCCGGGCGTGCACCTGTACTTCCACGGCGAACTGCTGGCGCCGACCCGTTGCGCGAAAATCCGCAGCTTCGGCCGTCATCCGTTCGCGGCGTTGCAGCGCCAGGGTGGCGGAGCCAAGGCGACGTCTATTCCACCGCAGCTGGATTACCGCCAGGGCAAGCAACTGGCCAGGGTCGGCGTATTGCCACTGGTGCCGGGCATCGCCGCCGAACAGCTCGATACCCTGCTGGGCAGCGGCATCCAGGCGCTGGTGCTGGAGTGCTTCGGCAGCGGCACCGGGCCGAGCGACAACCCGCAGTTCCTGGCCAGCCTGCAACGCGCCCAGGAACAGGGCATCGTGGTGGTGGCCATCACCCAATGCCATGAAGGCGGCGTGGAGCTGGATATCTACGAGGCCGGCAGCCGCCTGCGTGGCGTCGGCGTGCTGTCCGGCGGCGGTATGACCCGCGAAGCGGCGTTCGGCAAGCTCAACGCCCTGCTGGGCGCCGGCCTGGACAGCGCCGAAGTGCGGCGCCTGGTGGAGCTGGACCTGTGCGGTGAGCTGAGCTGA
- a CDS encoding AraC family transcriptional regulator translates to MLHSHLTTLNAVSLVLNTFKDQGQDSEALLAGSGINAADLSRADTRITTNQEMLVCANAVALQRDIGLELGRRMHVSSYGMLGYALLTSATLGDALRLALRYPALLGTLFELSLEADGELIWLTAADYRENPALATFNIEFCLVSMKVICDDLLGHPLPLRGARFDYPAPDYQGRYAERFDCPLQFDATSNAFAFDRRWLEQPLPLADAITHQAMAERCRKQNTEFTGRQAWLGRIRQLLAAQLDAAPGLEGLAEQMNCSARTLRRHLKDLGCSYQELLDELRFERAKQMLCEDDLPIYRIAEALGFSETASFRHAFVRWSGVAPSQFRP, encoded by the coding sequence ATGCTGCATTCCCACCTCACCACCCTCAACGCCGTCTCGCTGGTGCTCAATACCTTCAAGGACCAGGGCCAGGACAGCGAAGCGCTGCTGGCCGGCAGCGGCATCAACGCCGCCGACCTGAGCCGCGCCGACACCCGTATCACCACCAATCAAGAGATGCTGGTGTGCGCCAACGCCGTGGCCCTGCAACGGGATATCGGCCTGGAGCTGGGCCGGCGCATGCACGTTTCCAGCTACGGCATGCTCGGATATGCCCTGCTCACCAGTGCCACCTTAGGTGACGCTTTGCGCCTGGCGCTGCGTTATCCGGCGCTGTTGGGAACACTTTTCGAGCTGAGCCTGGAAGCGGACGGCGAGCTGATCTGGCTGACCGCCGCCGATTACCGCGAAAACCCGGCGCTGGCGACCTTCAATATCGAGTTCTGCCTGGTGTCGATGAAGGTCATCTGCGACGACCTGCTGGGCCATCCGCTGCCCTTGCGCGGTGCCCGCTTCGACTACCCCGCCCCCGATTACCAGGGCCGCTACGCCGAGCGTTTCGACTGCCCGCTGCAATTCGATGCGACGTCCAACGCCTTCGCCTTCGACCGGCGCTGGCTCGAACAGCCGCTGCCCCTGGCGGACGCCATCACCCACCAGGCCATGGCCGAACGCTGCCGCAAACAGAACACCGAATTCACCGGGCGCCAGGCCTGGCTGGGGCGCATCCGCCAGCTGCTGGCGGCGCAACTGGACGCGGCGCCGGGCCTGGAAGGCCTGGCCGAACAGATGAACTGCTCGGCCCGCACCCTGCGCCGGCACCTCAAGGACCTGGGTTGCAGCTATCAGGAACTGCTCGACGAGCTGCGCTTCGAGCGGGCCAAGCAGATGCTCTGCGAGGACGACCTGCCGATCTACCGCATCGCCGAGGCCCTGGGCTTCAGCGAAACCGCGAGCTTCCGCCATGCCTTCGTGCGCTGGAGCGGCGTCGCCCCCAGCCAGTTCCGGCCCTGA
- a CDS encoding ankyrin repeat domain-containing protein, whose product MKLFTGAVARHNRFYGICLTLLMLAVAPAAQAFDLDLAKIKWWQVSRGIVLDEPETATLQIKPFPLPGLAQLPARMVLSQYRGLFYLNAYQDAQYQQRIYKSPPLPLFSPEELRACVSPDDPIQVSDNWPPSNQLEVGLSLTPLSFNCISPDWQLSQRYLLIDQRYPKQPMLAISHRRDLTQMDFTPLQPIGAEIEQQWLYALQRFPQWFRPFSSGTGPITFNAYSPPATADSVWTQFRELHEQLRKAKDKAPGIRQVEGFFSAHDFRTIALDHSEYPGLLNDIAYWTSEAGQLKTARPWLLEVLRREPGRMPTYLNLADLDWAQFEQRPLDNIHQGRAIERYRLYCGMRLQRQLSVPPRVLQRLGLKSANPQACQGFWPLVAAVDAGDEAEVRRLLAGGVSGEVMADDGRSALLHALDAPNLEIARLLLAHGAHTSGQYNWSTLALLAMERDLKDSPDLNQGGRLKFLLEAGVAIDEQNRRGYTPLLQLAEQKRNLEGFTWLLQHPQNLELRTADDGETALYRAFWGSNYAAMRLLIDAGANLNLSYGRGTCHDQPMGQSLLMFVADKTSADDKAPFVSQQETLDMFTLLLEKGADPDVGQRCEKKGRALLLDIIARKKREDMLQVLQRFIQVPSTS is encoded by the coding sequence TTGAAACTCTTTACAGGCGCTGTTGCCAGGCACAACCGTTTTTACGGGATCTGCCTGACGCTGCTGATGCTCGCTGTCGCACCCGCCGCCCAGGCATTCGACCTGGACCTGGCCAAGATCAAATGGTGGCAAGTCTCCCGCGGCATTGTCCTGGACGAACCGGAAACCGCCACCCTGCAGATCAAGCCGTTCCCCCTGCCCGGCCTTGCGCAGCTGCCGGCGCGGATGGTGCTCAGCCAGTACCGCGGGCTGTTTTATCTCAACGCCTATCAGGACGCGCAATACCAGCAGCGCATCTACAAGTCGCCGCCCTTGCCGCTGTTCAGCCCCGAGGAACTGCGGGCCTGCGTCTCGCCGGACGACCCGATCCAGGTCTCGGACAACTGGCCGCCCAGCAATCAACTCGAAGTCGGGCTGAGCCTGACGCCCCTGAGCTTCAACTGCATCAGCCCGGACTGGCAGCTCAGCCAACGTTATCTGCTGATCGACCAACGTTATCCAAAACAGCCGATGCTGGCCATCAGTCACCGCCGCGACCTGACCCAGATGGACTTCACCCCGCTGCAACCGATAGGCGCCGAGATCGAGCAACAGTGGTTGTATGCCCTGCAGCGCTTTCCCCAGTGGTTCCGCCCCTTCAGCAGCGGCACGGGGCCGATCACCTTCAATGCCTATTCGCCACCGGCCACGGCGGACAGCGTCTGGACCCAGTTCCGCGAACTCCACGAGCAACTGCGCAAAGCCAAGGACAAGGCGCCGGGCATTCGCCAGGTAGAAGGTTTCTTTTCCGCCCATGACTTTCGCACCATTGCCCTGGACCACAGCGAATACCCAGGCCTGCTCAACGACATCGCCTACTGGACCAGCGAGGCCGGCCAACTGAAAACCGCCCGCCCCTGGCTGTTGGAGGTGCTGCGCCGGGAACCCGGGCGCATGCCGACTTACCTCAACCTGGCCGACCTGGACTGGGCCCAGTTCGAACAACGGCCGCTGGACAACATCCACCAGGGCCGTGCCATCGAGCGCTATCGGCTGTATTGCGGCATGCGCCTGCAACGCCAGTTGAGCGTGCCGCCGCGGGTACTCCAGCGCCTGGGCCTGAAGTCCGCCAACCCACAGGCGTGCCAGGGCTTCTGGCCGCTGGTGGCCGCCGTGGATGCCGGCGACGAAGCCGAGGTCCGGCGCTTGCTGGCCGGTGGCGTCAGTGGCGAAGTCATGGCCGATGACGGGCGCAGCGCCCTGCTGCACGCCCTAGACGCGCCAAACCTGGAGATCGCCCGGCTGCTGCTGGCCCACGGCGCCCATACCAGCGGCCAGTACAACTGGAGCACCCTGGCCCTGCTGGCCATGGAGCGCGACCTCAAGGACAGCCCCGACCTGAACCAGGGCGGACGCCTGAAGTTCCTGCTGGAAGCCGGCGTCGCCATCGACGAACAAAACAGACGGGGCTACACCCCGCTGCTGCAACTGGCCGAACAGAAGCGCAACCTCGAAGGCTTCACCTGGCTGCTGCAACACCCGCAGAACCTCGAGCTGCGCACCGCGGACGACGGCGAAACCGCGCTGTACCGGGCCTTCTGGGGCAGCAATTACGCGGCCATGAGGCTGCTGATAGACGCCGGCGCCAACCTCAACCTGAGCTACGGTCGCGGCACCTGCCATGACCAGCCCATGGGCCAGAGCCTGCTGATGTTCGTCGCCGACAAGACCTCCGCCGACGACAAGGCGCCCTTTGTCAGCCAGCAGGAGACCCTGGACATGTTCACCCTGCTGCTGGAAAAAGGCGCCGACCCCGATGTCGGCCAGCGTTGCGAGAAAAAGGGTCGCGCCCTGCTGCTGGATATCATTGCCCGGAAAAAACGCGAGGACATGCTCCAGGTGCTGCAACGCTTCATTCAAGTACCGTCCACAAGCTGA
- a CDS encoding histone deacetylase family protein, whose translation MLTIYSDDHHLHHGRCELIDGQLMPCFEMPSRADHVLDRVKYRNLGPVEAPRDFGLGPIERIHSRAYLDFFKGAWDRWAAQGIDGDLLPYTWPARTLRSVIPTSLHGQLGYYSFDGGAPITAGTWQAAYSAAQVALTAQAVIQRGARSAFALCRPPGHHAASDLMGGYCYLNNAAIAAQAFLDQGHKKVAILDVDYHHGNGTQSIFYARSDVLFTSIHGHPEAEFPFFLGYADELGEGAGVGFNFNYPLPAGSGWDSWSAALEQACEEIRRYGADIVVVSLGVDTFKDDPISQFRLDSPDYLAMGQRIAALGTPTLFVMEGGYAVEEIGINAVNVLEGFQSAQ comes from the coding sequence ATGCTGACGATCTACTCGGACGATCACCACCTGCACCATGGCCGCTGCGAACTGATCGACGGGCAACTGATGCCCTGCTTCGAAATGCCGTCCCGCGCCGACCACGTGCTGGACCGCGTGAAGTATCGCAACCTGGGCCCGGTCGAGGCGCCCAGGGACTTCGGCCTGGGGCCGATCGAGCGCATCCACAGCCGCGCCTACCTGGACTTCTTCAAGGGCGCCTGGGACCGCTGGGCCGCCCAGGGCATCGACGGCGACCTGCTGCCCTACACCTGGCCGGCGCGCACCCTGCGCAGCGTGATCCCCACCAGCCTGCATGGCCAGCTCGGCTACTACAGCTTCGACGGCGGCGCGCCGATCACCGCCGGCACCTGGCAGGCGGCCTACAGTGCTGCGCAAGTCGCCCTGACCGCCCAGGCGGTGATCCAGCGCGGCGCGCGCAGTGCCTTCGCCCTGTGCCGTCCGCCGGGACACCACGCCGCCAGCGACCTGATGGGTGGCTACTGCTACCTGAACAACGCGGCCATCGCCGCCCAGGCCTTCCTCGACCAGGGCCACAAGAAGGTCGCGATCCTCGACGTCGACTACCACCACGGCAACGGCACCCAGTCGATTTTCTACGCCCGCAGCGACGTGCTGTTCACCTCGATCCACGGCCACCCGGAAGCCGAATTCCCGTTCTTCCTGGGCTATGCGGACGAGCTCGGCGAAGGCGCAGGCGTTGGCTTCAACTTCAACTACCCGCTGCCCGCCGGCAGCGGCTGGGACAGCTGGAGCGCGGCGCTGGAACAGGCCTGCGAGGAAATCCGCCGTTATGGCGCCGACATCGTCGTGGTGTCGCTGGGCGTGGACACCTTCAAGGACGACCCGATCTCGCAGTTCAGGCTCGACAGCCCGGACTACCTGGCCATGGGGCAGCGCATCGCCGCCCTGGGCACGCCGACGCTGTTCGTCATGGAAGGCGGTTATGCGGTGGAAGAAATCGGCATCAACGCCGTGAACGTTCTCGAAGGCTTTCAAAGCGCCCAGTGA
- a CDS encoding polyamine ABC transporter substrate-binding protein has product MNRLKSYIAPALCAALLGGAAQAEERTLRVYNWFDYITPKALEDFKAENSQVKLVYDIFDTNEALEAKLLTGNSGYDVVVPSNVFLAKQIEAGVFQPLDRSKLPNWNHLDPKLMKLIEANDPGNQFAVPYMYGTILIGFNPAKVKAALGENAPVDSWDLIFKEENISKLKQCGVALLDSPSEILPLALQHLGLDPNSKQPADYAKAEALLLKIRPYVTYFHSSKYMADIANGDICVAVGYSGSFSQAANRAKEAKNGVVVDMRLPKEGAPIWFDMLAIPKGAKNPDDAYSFINYLLQPKVIAPVSDFVGYPNPNKDATELVDPSIRNNPNLYPTDAAMNTLYTLQPLPRDAERARTRAWTKIKAGT; this is encoded by the coding sequence ATGAACAGGCTCAAAAGCTACATCGCGCCCGCGCTCTGCGCGGCGCTGCTGGGCGGTGCCGCACAGGCTGAAGAACGCACCCTGCGTGTCTACAACTGGTTCGACTACATCACCCCCAAGGCCCTGGAAGACTTCAAGGCCGAGAACAGCCAGGTCAAGCTGGTCTACGACATCTTCGACACCAACGAGGCGCTGGAGGCCAAGCTGCTGACCGGCAACTCCGGCTACGACGTGGTGGTACCGTCCAACGTGTTCCTCGCCAAGCAGATCGAGGCCGGGGTGTTCCAGCCGCTGGACCGCAGCAAGCTGCCGAACTGGAACCATCTCGATCCCAAGCTGATGAAGCTGATCGAGGCCAACGACCCGGGCAACCAGTTCGCCGTGCCCTACATGTACGGCACCATCCTGATCGGTTTCAACCCGGCCAAGGTCAAGGCCGCCCTCGGCGAGAACGCGCCAGTGGACAGCTGGGACCTGATCTTCAAGGAAGAGAACATCAGCAAGCTCAAGCAGTGCGGCGTGGCCCTGCTCGACTCGCCGTCGGAGATCCTGCCGCTGGCCCTGCAGCACCTGGGCCTGGACCCCAACAGCAAGCAACCGGCGGACTACGCCAAGGCCGAAGCGCTGCTGCTGAAGATCCGCCCCTATGTCACCTACTTCCACTCGTCCAAGTACATGGCCGACATCGCCAACGGCGACATCTGCGTGGCAGTGGGTTATTCCGGCAGCTTCTCCCAGGCCGCCAACCGCGCCAAGGAAGCCAAGAACGGCGTGGTGGTGGACATGCGCCTGCCCAAGGAAGGGGCGCCGATCTGGTTCGACATGCTGGCGATCCCCAAAGGCGCGAAGAACCCGGACGATGCCTACAGCTTCATCAACTACCTGCTGCAACCCAAGGTGATCGCCCCGGTCAGCGACTTCGTCGGCTACCCGAACCCGAACAAGGACGCCACCGAGCTGGTCGATCCGTCGATCCGCAACAACCCCAACCTGTACCCGACCGACGCGGCGATGAACACGCTGTACACCCTGCAGCCGCTACCCCGCGACGCGGAGCGGGCACGGACCCGGGCCTGGACCAAGATCAAGGCCGGGACCTGA